CCCACAGCCTGATTTAAGATCATACTTTATTTGTAAGAGAAAACGGGCCGCCTCACATTTTTGAGACGGCCCGTTTGTATAACTGAATCAGGAATTGGCAACAATCGGGAAGGTACTTCAATAAGACAAAACCCACTATTTCCCAAATAGCATTACCAGAACCGGACATATAAAAGCGTCAGCAAGATAATTGTGATCACGATCATCAACGCAGTGCGGTTGTTGATCCTGAACATGCTGCGATCAAGCATGAATGCTTTGGGATTAATTGCTGGACCGGCAAAGCTCATACAGATCATCAGTAACATGGTAAAGAAGAACGACCATCCCATATTGATGAGAAAAGGAATTCTCCAGACAGTCTTGATGATATCGCCGGACTTTTCCTGTGTTTCAAAAGCTGTATACAGCCAGGTTTCATGTCCTAATACTGCCGGAGCATAGTTATTGAAAAATACAGACAGCAGGAAGCCAGTGATCACGCCGGCAATTGCAGCAGCGCCTGTGGTCCGCTTCCAGAACATACCCAGCAGGAACATAGCAAATACACCAGGGCTAATAAATCCCGTGTATTTCTGTATGAAAGTGAAACCACCTTCACCTCCAATCCCCAAAAGATCTTTCCAGGTGAATAACAAAGCAACTACCATCGCCACCAGTACCGTTACTCTTCCGATCCAAACCTGTTGTTTCTCTGTTGAATCACGTGAGAAGTATTTTTTGTGGATATCGAGGGTATAGATCGTGGAGATACTATTGAGTTTTCCTGCAAGCGATGCAACGATGGCCGCAGTTAATGCGGCAACCGACAATCCTTTCAGACCTGCAGGCAAAAAACTCAGTATGGCTGCATACGCACCATCCTTGCTTCCGCCTTCCAGCTGCGGCAATTGTCCATTCTTATACAGAACGTAGGCAGCGATACCTGGCAGCATTACAATCACAGGCATTAGCAATTTCAGGAAACCTGCAAACAGGATGCCGGTACGCGCAGTCTGTAGATCAGCTCCCAGTGCGCGTTGCGTAATATATTGATTACATCCCCAGTAATTGAGGTTCACGATCCACTGCCCTGCGAAGTACATGGTAATGCCTGGCAACACCAGATATTTGTCCACTTCAACTTGTGGTGCATCCTGCGCAGGTTTGGAAAAGATCATATGGAAATGGTCAGGCGCATCCTGCATCAATATCTTAAAACCACTCCATGCACCAGCCCCTGCTCCGGATCTTTCAGAAACAATGCTAAGTGCAAGATATGTGGTGGCCAATCCACCTACTATCAAAACGGCCACCTGGATCACATCTGTATAACCGATCACTTTCATACCTCCCAGGGTAATGAGCAGAGCAAAAACAGCCAGGCCGATCATGATCAGATGCAAAGCACCGCCTCCCATCAAGCCATCGATGGCAACAGCTCCCAGGTACAGGATAGATGTGAGATTCACAAATACATACAGGAAAAGCCAGAATACCGCCATGATCACAGCTACCGTTTCATTATAACGTCTGGTCAGGAATTGAGGCATGGTGTATATCTTATTCTTCAGATATACCGGAATGAACCAAACGGCAATAATGATCAATGCAATAGCTGCGATCCACTCATAAGCAGCCACTGCAATCCCTGCAAAAAAACCTTCACCGCTCATTCCGATGAATTGCTCCGCAGAAATATTCGAAGCAATCAGTGATGCTCCGATGGCCCACCAGGTCAACGAGCCTTCAGCCAGGAAGAAATCCTTTGTATCGGCAACCGGTTTTTTCTTTTTCCGGTAAATCCAGTATCCATATCCGGCAACTATCAAAAAATAGACAAGGAATACACAATAATCAATTGGCTGCAATCTTGAATTCATGTTAGTATAAGCTTAATAGTTTTGGAAAATGGCATCAGGATAGTTTATTGTAAGCGCAGTCATTCCATCGTAACTCATTCCTGAACCACCTGAGGTTAGTTCCTTTATCGATCAGAATCAACTCCATTCCAGCAATCAGGGAAAGATCTTCCAGATGCTGAACCGTAAGGTTCTGACTGAAACATGTATGGTGTGCCCCTCCGGCGAGTATCCAGGCAGTGCAAGCAGTGTTGATATCCGGATAAGGCTCCCATAACACTCTTGCCACGGGTAACTTCGGAAGATCATTTTCAGGAGCCACGGCCCTTACTTCATTCACAAGCAAACGGAACCGGTTTCCCATATCAATGACAGACGCATTCAATGCATCTCCGCCTCCTGCATTGAACACCAGCCGAACAGGGTCTGCTTTTCCTCCAATACCCAATGGATGTATTTCACAGGCTGGCTGCCCGGCTGCAATGGAAGGACAGATCTCAAGCATATGCGCACCCAGCACCAGTGGCCGGCCCGGCGTCTTCGCAAAGTGATAGGTATAGTCTTCCATGAAAGAATTACCTCCCTTCAATCCTGTAGCCATCGTTTTCATTAAGCGAACAAGTGCTGCTGTTTTCCAATCCCCTTCGGCCCCAAAACCATAGCCATCTTTCATCAGTCTTTGTACTGCCAGTCCCGGCAATTGCTTCAGGCCATGCAGATCTTCGAAGGTGGTGGTGAATCCTTTGAAGTTTCCCTCTTCCAGGAATCTTCGTAATCCAATCTCGATCTTTGCTGCTTCCTGCAGAGAATTATTATTTTTCAGTGTAGCTGCCAGCTTGTATTCGTCTGCATACTGCTGACACAATAGATCGGTTTCAATTTGGTCAACAGCATTCACGTATTGCACAAGATCACCTACCCCATGCGTATTCACCGAATAACCGAATTTCATTTCCGCTTCCACTTTATCGCCTTCGGTTACGGCCACATAACGCATATTATCACCGAACCGGACAAACTTCGCACCCTGCCAGTCGTGCCAGCCAGCTGCAGCCCTCAGCCAGGTATCGAGCTGAGTCAGCACAATCTCATCCTGCCAAAACCCGGTCACAACTTTTCTTTCCAGCCGCATCCGGCTCATGATAAAACCAAACTCCCTGTCGCCATGCGCCGACTGATTCAGGTTCATGAAGTCCATATCGATGTCATTCCACGGGATCTCCCGGTTGAACTGGGTATGCAAATGCAGCAACGGCTTTTGCAGCATTTTCAATCCCTGGATCCACATTTTGGCAGGAGAGAAAGTATGCATCCAGGTGATCAGCCCAATGCAATTCTTTGTGGAATTGGCATCGATACAGAGTTGAGAGATCTCTTCCGGCGTTTTGACAACAGGTTTATAAATTATCGTTACTGGTATTTTTTCATTGGAACCAAGAAAGCCGGCGATTTGCTGTGCATGCTCCGCAACCTGCTTCAGTGTTGCTTCCCCATATAAATGCTGGCTGCCGGTTACGAACCAGCATTCCAGTTGCTGAAATGGTTTACTCATTGTATGTTGATGAATTTGTAGATGGTAGTTTGTGTATACACCTGTCCGGGACGAAGAATGGTACCGGGAAAAGAAGGTTGATTGGGACTATCAGGAAAATGTTGTGCTTCCAGGCATAGCGCAGCATGTTGGATGTATGGTTTTCCATTTTTTGTATGGCTCAGTGTTCCATCCAGGAAATTACCCGAGTAGAATTGCAAGCCGGGCTCTGTGGTCCAAACTTCCATTCCTCTTCCACTTGCAGCATGCGATAGAATGGCCACTTTCCGAAGGGAGGCATCATGCTTGTTCAACACCCAGTTGTGATCATAACCGCCGGCCACCTGAGCAATATCCCGGCCAACCGGTTTGGCATTGCGGAAATCCAAAGCCGCGGTAACACCATCAACTCTTCCTATGGGGATCAACAGGGAATCAACAGGAGTATATTTTTCTGCATCGATCTGAAGATTGTGATTCAGGATGGTTGGTTCACTTCCTGCAGACAAATTGAAATAGGCATGTTGCGTGAGATTCACTGGTGTAGGCTTGTCAGTAGTGGCTTTGTAATCTATCCTCCATGAATTGTCGCTGCCAAGTGTATACATTACTTCAATATCCAGGTTACCCGGATATCCTCCCTCTCCGTCCTTGCTTTTATAGGTCAGTTTAAGGCTGCTGTCGCCCGGCAGCTTCGTGATCTGCCAGTATACCTTATCATAGCCTTTATTGCCTCCATGCAAAGAGTTGCCATGATCATTGGCATCCAACTGATACGGATGATCATCCAATGTGAAACCTGCTTTATCTATCCTGTTGCCGTAGCGGCCAATCAGTGCTCCAAAATAAGGGTTGCCTTTTTGCAGGTATCCTGCCAGGCTATCAAACCCGGCCACCACATCTCCCTGTTCACCATTCTTATCAGGAACGAGTAAACGCGTAACAGCACCACCATAGTTGATCACGCTCAATTCCATTCCCTGCTGATTAATGAGGGTATATTCCGTTACAGCTTGCGATTCAAAATTGCCAAACGGTTTCGTCATGATCAGTCTGTCTTTTTTGGGAGCCTGTGTGCAGGCTGTAAGTAATAAGAAAACAGGTAAATACTTCATAGGCTTCATCGTTGAGTGTGTTTATTGCCCGTAATAGGAACCGGGGCCGTGTTTACGTTCAAAATGTTTTTGGATCAATGCATCTTTCATACGGAGGGCCTTGGGATCGATCTGCAAAGTGAGCAGGGCCATTTTCGCCATTTGTTCCAGCACCACGCTATTATACACAGCTTTGGCTGCATCCCTTCCCCAGGTGAATGGGGCATGATTGCCTACCAGCATCATTTCAACGTTCCGGTGATCGAGGTCTCTTTCCAACAGGCATTCCATGATCTGAAAGCCGGTAGCGTATTCATAATCGCCTTTGATCAGTTCATCGCGCATTGGAGCTGCGCAAGGAATACTGGTAGTGCAGTGATCTGCGTGTGTGGTACCAAACAAGGGTATATCTTTCAGGGATTGCGCCCATGCCGTTGCATAAGTAGAATGGGTATGACAAATGCCGGCCACCTGTGACCAGTGTTTATATAATACAGCATGGGTAAGGGTATCAGAGGAAGGCCTGAGTGAACCTTCTATAACCCGGCCTTCAAAATCCACGATCACCATTTTTGCAGGAGTGAGTTGCTCATAGGGAACGCCACTGGGCTTGATGGCAAATACGCCACCAGCCTGATCTGCAGCGCTCACATTTCCAAAAGTTGCCACAACCAGTCCTGCAGCAGGTAATTGCATATTGGCCTGCCAGGCTTGCTCCCGGATAAACTCGTAACGGCTACGGCTATTCGTAATTTTTCTTCTGGTGGTGTGCTCTCCCAACCACTGATAGCGTTGGTATCTTCTGGAATAGTATTGCGTTAATGAAGTGCGGGGATGATACGTATGCTTAAATCCCTGCCCCATGGCCTTCATCGCATCTTCAACTGCAGGATAGATCCCGGCGGCAACTGCTGCAAACATGGCGGCGCCGGCGGCACAGGTTTGCCCGGACCGATGTATTCGTATAGGCATGCCAGTTACATCTGACATCAATTGCATTACATAGGGAGATTTATGTGCCACACCACCCAGACCGATCAGCCCTTTGATAGGTACTCCTTCAGAAACAAATCTTTCCACTATCGCTCTCGCGCCAAAACAGGTTGCTTCCACCAGGGCTTTGAAGATCCTTGCAGCATCGCTGCCCAGATCGATATTACTGATAGTGGCTTTCAATTCCTGGTTGGCATCCGGCGTACGTCTTCCATTCAGCCAGTCCACTGCAATCTCATCCTCTTCCTCTAGTGGCAAAGCTGCGGCAGCTTCGGATAGTTCGGGAATGGAGCGGTTTACCAGTTTACTGAACCACGCATAGATATCTCCGAAAGCAGATTGGCCGGCTTCGAGTCCTATCATCCCGGGAATTACCGAATCAGGTACCTGACCGCAGATACCTTTCACAACGATATCCTTCATTTCATCCCGGGGTATCGCCAGCATATCGCAGGTAGAAGTGCCCATCACCTTACTGAGGTAATAAGGTTCTATTTGTCCGCCAACAGCTCCCATATGCGCATCGAAAGCTCCTACTCCAATGATAACATCAGTGCTGAGCCCTAATTTTTCAGCCCACTCTGCACACAATGTACCGGCAGGAACATTGGAAGCATAAGTTTCGGTAAACAGTCTATCTGCACATCCATCCAGTAAGGGATCGATCTGCGCAAAAAAACTGTTGGGAGGAAGGCCACCAAATGACTCCGCCCACAAGGCTTTATGTCCTGCCGCACAAATGCTCCGTTTTAAATTATGTACATCCTTTCCACCAGTCAACAGAAAAGGCATCCAGTCGCAATGCTCCACACATGAATATGCTTCTGTACGAATGCGTTCATCATTTCTAAGCAGGTATAACCATTTAGCCCAGAACCATTCTGAAGAATAGATCCCTCCGCAGTAGCGCAGATATTTTTCAGCCTCTGGTTGCTGGTTGATATCAGCCGCTTCACGAATAGCGGTATGATCCTTCCATAATACGAACATGGCATTGGGATTGTCTTCAAATCCGGGAAGTAAGGCCAGAGGTACTCCTTCCCGGTTCACCAATACAGGTGTAGAACCTGTTGTATCGATCGAGATTGCTTTCACCTGTTCCGCAGCACCCTCCCCTGCCTGCTTCAGGCAGTCCTGTACAACATACCCGATCCCTTCCATATAATCGAGAGGATGTTGCCTGTACTGCTGTTTGGAAGCATTACAGTAGAGCTGCTTATTCCAACGCGGGTAAGTGAATACTGAAGACGCCAGTTCTGACCCGTCGCCGGCATTAACCAGTACTGCCCGAACAGAGTCTGTTCCGTAATCCACCCCTATGACATAATTATTGCTATCTTTTTTAAGTGTCATATTAACATTTATAATTTGAGGCAAAAAAAATTTCCCTATTGGAAAATCTCTTTGGTTGGTAAGAAACTGATGAAAGACCTCAGACTGGACGAATATTTACGTTTATCCAGTTTAAAATAAAAAGCGCCTTTCTTTGATGATCCTTTTTCTTTTTCTTTTTGTCTTATGATGAGGCCAGAGCTCTGCAATTTCCGAATGAAATTTCGCTTATCCAGTTCTTTACCATAAACAGATTCGTAGAGGTCCAATAATTGCCGGATGGTGAAACGGCCTGGTAACAACTCGAACAATATAGGATGAAGCGCAGCCTTGTATTGCAATCTTTCCCGCGCCGTTCCCACCATCTGATCATGATCGAAAATAAGAAGTGGTAACTCTGACAGCGGGAACCATTCAGCATGAAAATCTTCACTCAGTTGTTTTTTATATTGTCCTATATCCACCAGCGCATAGTATACAACAGAGATCGTTCTTTCCATGGGATCCCGTGCCGGGTCGCCAAATGCAAAGAGCTGTTCCATAAACACACCTTTGAGACCGGTAAGTTGTTCCAGGATGCGGCTTGCTGCATTATCGAGGCTTTCCTTTGGCTGCACGAAACCGCCCATTAAACTCCATTTGCTTTTCTGAGGCTCAAATCCCCTTTTGATCAGCAGCAGTTTCAGTGCTTCTCCATCAAACCCAAAGATCACACAATCAACTGCTACAAGCATTTTATCAGCGCGATAATGTTTTACAGCCATTTCTGAACGGGTCTCCGGATACATATCTTCAGTGAATCTAGGATGATATTTTCAGGTATACAAATTTTAAATGTCTTTTTTACACTTATTTTCTCCAGTCTAAACAATGGATTAATATGTGATTCACCGGACGGGAAAGAAAGACATCGGTTGGAGATCTTCCGACCGGCATCAGAGCGGATGTAATTGTTATTTTTCAAATTTCCAGTGATCGAAGTTGAAGAGTTCACGGCCCGCCGTGATGTTTTGACCCTTAAATGAAAAGTAGAGATCATGGATGCCGGTAACAGGTGTGAGCACCGGCTCCGTGAAGGTTTTCCATTTGTTCCACCCTCCTGTTCGGGGAATATGGAGAGTGGCCAGTTTCACCCCACCTACACTGTCTGCAAACACTTCCAGTATTCCGCCGCCCAGCCCTGTGGCCAGACTTGCTGAAAATTTTTTGGGAGAGATCTTCCCGAAATCAACCGCACGCACTTTTATCCATCCTTTTGAGCGGATATCAGTAACAAATACACCGGTACGCGGATCCTGATCCGTTGTACAGTTCTCTGCCCAGGCGATTGTTTCCGCTTCAACACGGCGATAAGGATCGATGGAACCAACTGGTTCTGGTCCCGTGGCAGAAATGGAAATGGCGGGAATTGTACCGTCCTCATTGTATTTGAAAGACTCTACAGAAGTGGAGCGTCCATAACTTCCGCCTCCTTTAAGCAATCCGGTATGATAGAACAGATAGGACTTCCCTTTGAAGTCGATGATACCGCCATGATTGGTGAAGCTATTGGTTGGCTGTTTGGACATGATCTTTCCCTGATAGGTCCAGGGGCCTTCAGGGCCACTGCTCATTGAATAGGAAAGACATTCTGTTCCATTTTCCATTCCTGCAAACATCTGATAATAATGACCATTCCGTTTGTAGAACCAGGGGCCTTCCACAAACATATCTTTATTGGGCTCTGTGTGGCTGCCCTCGCTTGCTTGTTCTTTGGGCGACCTTCTCACTCCACCAAATGTGGCCACGGTCAAGGGTACTTCATTTATCTTCCCTGCATAAGAGATCATATCGGGATTGAGCTTCACGTAATAAAGCTGTCCATTTCCCCAATACAGGTATGCCTGACCGTTATCATCAATGAAAACTGTCGGATCTATATTGGACCAGCTGCCTGTTGTGATCAAAGGCTTCCCGATAGCATCCCTGAATGGTCCCCTGGGATTATCACTTACCGCAACTCCTACAGACATATTGTTCTTGTCTGTTTGCATACAAACATACCAGTAAAATTTTCCGTTCCGCTGTATGCATTGGGCTGCCCAGGCCCTATCTACTGCCCAGGAAAAACTCTCAAGCGATATGGGAGCTCCATGATCGGTCCAGTTGACCATATCTCCAGAAGAGAATACCCTCCATTTGGTCATATAGTAAAAACCATAACCCGGAATATCGTCTCCCGTATATACATAAACGCTGTCTTTGTATATCATGGGCGCTGGATCAGGAGTATAGTGAGTTTGGATAACGGGATTTTGGGCATGCGATGCAACACCTGTAACCAGGGCCGTTATCAGGAAGATCAATGATCTCATAATTACAATTATTTTCAGTTATCGATGACAGGCTTTTCTTCAGGCAACATCAGACAGATCAAGGTATTACAATATCATTGGCTGAAGTGGCATACAGGCCGATGAGGGCTCCTGTAAAACCTCCTGCCACATCAGTGGACAAAATATCGCCCGAAACTGTTCCTCCAATATTTTTGAATGGCTGACCTTCAGCAGCAAAACTGAAAGTATAGTCATCCCCCTCTGCTGCCACTCTTAAGCGGATGCCGTTGCCCGGGGCGATCTTTTCACTTCCCAGGATCGTGGACTTTCCATTACCTGTTCTTTCCAGTACCACATAAAGATCATTCCCTTTCCGGGTGATGCCGAATACATAATTGAAAGTCTCCTTTTGATAGCAAACGATCCCTGCAAGATCCTTTTCAGTTTGTGGATCGTACCTGATCTTCACAGTAGCTTCAAAGCTGGCATGCTGTTGCCTGCAAAACAATGTGGAAGTAGGCTCTGTAGCCTTGATGGTCACCGGCAGCGGAGTTATCTTCACTCCTTCCTTCGACGTACTGATAAAATTTTCACGGGCTCCCCTCACTCCGATCCATCTGTAATTGAGTGGAGAAATTGAAAGATCATCCGTGTAGGTAAAGTTGCCATTGGGCAGGAATCCATTTTGGCCTGCCTGATTGGTAACGCCTGCAGGCATTTTTGTTCTGGGCCTAAGGGGCACCAGGCCATTATCGAAAACCGGGAATTCACCACTCCAGTCAACAGGCAGAATAAAGGTTTCCCTTCCGGTATTCACCCTGTTCTTTTCATTTGGTCTAACGGCAAGGAATACACCATAATATTTTCCATCAGGTCCTTCCACCAGGTCTGCATGGCCGGCCCAATCCACTTTATTAGTCCTGTCTCTCGGAAAATAGCGCTGGGTGAGGATCGGATTTCCCGGAGCAGGCTTGAACGGTCCTTTAGGATCATCGCTCACAAAGATCACTTCGCTATGCCAGCCGCCTGTTCCGCCTTCAGCACACATGAGATAATATTTCCCATTCTTTTTATAAAGATGCGGTCCTTCGATCCAGATAGGTTTCTGCGAAATATCCACGCCACCATCCACGATGATCCTGTCTGTTCCTTCTATCACTGCATCTTTTTCGAGGTCATACTCCCACAGCTTGATCACCCTGTGTCCATTGTAGAGTTCCTTACCTCTCGGCGGTGCATCATTATGTACAACATAGGCCTTTCCATTATCATCAAAGAACAATGCAGGATCTATTCCATCGAATTTAAGTTTTATGGGATCACTCCATCCTTTTGCAGGGTCCTGAGTTTTCACCACCATATTTCCGATACCTCCTGCAATCTGGGTAGTGATCATATAGAATGTGTTGTTGTGCGGATTGTATTTGATATCCGGCGCATAGATACCTGCCGAGATCCCGGCTTTCTCCACTTTCAACTGAGAGGGCCTGTCCAGCACATGACCGATCTGTTTCCAGTTCACCAGGTCTTTCGAATGAAAGATAGGAACGCCAGGCACCATGGAAAAGGAAGAGTTGATCAGGTAATAATCATTTCCCTTTCGTGTAATGCTGGGATCCGGGTAACATCCCTGCAGGATCGGACTGTAGAATTCTCCCTCATTCAAAGGATTGTTGCGATAGATCCGGTCATTACCCTGGTAAGTGAATTGTGTGAACACGGGTTGATTGCCTTTACCTGCTGCCTTCTGTGAGAACGCTGGAATACCTGACAGAACGGTCATCAATATCCCAGACATTGTCACCCATGTTCCGGATTTGAGCTTATCGAAGATCTTCTTCATTATTGAATTGCTTATTTATACTTTGTTTATTAGAGGTTGAGGTCTTTATGTTTGGCTCCGCCCAATTGTCAATGAGGATTTTTGTATCCGAGCAAAGCCAGCATCTTGTCTGCATAACGGGCTCCCAGGATCCTGTATCCCTCTGCATTGAAGTGTAAATTATCGGGAGCATCCGGACATCCGTCCGACGGTATGATCGAAGCCGTTGGAATCAGTTGGGGAAGTGTGGCAATGGTTTTGTTCATGCCTGCACACACACCGCCCTGGTCTGCATGAACCAGCTCTCCGGCCAGCAGTGGCAGGCTACCGGGTGGCAGTCCCAGGTCTGTGAGAAGATTGTCGTATACCTTTTTTACTTTCGAAGGCCATAATGTATCGTTTGTATTGGATTCCCCCTGATGCAGCAGGATGCCTTTGATAACACCATCACGCTGCGCCAGTCTGGCCATTTCCACCAAACGTGCATAGGGATTACCGCCATACTCGTTCGCCATATTCTTTAACCAATCCGGGGCAGTAGCTATATAGGAAAGACAGATATCCTTATCGAACAATTCTATCTTACAGCCACCGACAGATACATTGATCACACCAACGCGGATATCAGCAGGCAGGCTGGCCACCAGTTTCCTTCCGAAATAATCAGCCGGGGTGAGGCCGGTATGGCAACGGCATAAAGGGGGCCTGGCAGTATACCATTTTCCCATGGACCTGCCCAGATCAGGACAATCCACTGCCTCCATTACCTGGAAGCGCTCATCCACAGTTGTATCCTGCGGCCCGAACCTGGCATATCCTTCCATGTTCGATTGTCCCAGACATAAATAAATATGGAACTTTTTGTCCTGAGCGTGAGAAACCGTATTAAGCAGAGCAGTAAGAACGAAGAAGCAACACAATGATCTTATCTGGCAAACAAGCAATTCTTTTTTCATAAAGCGTTCATATGGCATTCGGATCAAAAATAAAAAGGTCGTATTCCCTTTGTTGGGAGAAATGGAGAAAACACTAGCACAAATGTTCATCAATGGGATGCACTGTACCTTAACAAACAAATCCCTTGCTCCGGAATGTCAAAAGAAGTGATCCTGTATCAACGGTAGACTGTTCAACCAGTCAGGGCAGAGCGCCGGACATTCAACATTTGTACTATGATTTTTGACATCAAAACCATTATCTCCTTTGCTCTTCAGCTACATTTGTTCAGGAGCAAGTTCTGCTCTATCCCACCAAATCCCGATCTTATGCGCAAGGCAAGCGAGGGCATTTACCCAAAATCATAAGGAGAATGAAAAAGTTCCGTAGAGCATTGGTTACTTTCCTGTCATTATCGCCTTTTGTTCAAACACAGGCCCAGGATGCGATCATTGATCATTTGCCTGCAACCGGTCCGGCGTCAGTAGTCCAAAAGCATATGGAGCAGGCAAAGAATCCCATCATATTTGCAGATGTTCCGGATATGTGCATCATCCGCGTAGATGATACCTACTACATGAGCAGTACCACCATGCATATGAGCCCGGGCGTTCCGGTGATGAGGTCCAAAGACCTGGTGAACTGGACCACAGTTTCCTATGCTTATGATATCCTCGATGATACAGAATCCCTCAACCTTGATAATGGGAATAACAGTTATGGTCGGGGATCCTGGGCCAGCAGTCTTCGTTATCATAATGGCATTTTTTATGTAAGCACTTTTTCAGGCACAACCGGTAAAACCTATATCTACACTACCAGGGATATTGAGAAAGGGCCCTGGAAGAAGATCAGCTTCGCACCTTCACTTCACGACCACTCTCTATATTTTGCTGAAGATGGCAGGACCTTTATGGTGTATGGGAATGGCAGGATCATGATTGCAGAACTGGCCGATGACCTGTCTGGCATCAAAAAGGGAACTACCCCAAGAGTGCTGATCGGGAATGCCAGTGCTCCTGCCGGCAACAATATAGGACTGCAGGCGGAAGGCTCACAATTATTCCGGGTCAATGGTAAATTCTATCTGTTCAATATCTGCTGGCCAAGAGGCGGTATGCGTACGGTAACAATACATCGCGCAGATTCACTGGAAGGTCCCTGGGAAGGGCGGGTGGCGCTGCAGGACCAGGGAGTGGCGCAGGGTGGCCTGATCAGTACACCCGAAGGTAACTGGTATGCCTACCTGTTCAGGGATTATGGAGCAGTAGGACGCATCCCGTATTGGGTGCCTGTTACCTGGGAAAACGACTGGCCGGTGCTGGGCAGAGGTGGCAAAGTCCCTGAACAACTGAACCTGCCCGCCAGCAAAGGGTTGAATCCCGGCATTGTAGAGTCTGATGATTTCAAGCGCAAGAAAGGTGAGCCACTCCTGCCCCTCGCATGGCAATGGAATCATAACCCGGATAATAAGAACTGGTCGCTTACCATTCGCCCCGGATTTCTCCGACTCACTACGGGCAGAACAGACTCTTCCATATCACAGGCACGCAACACACTCACACAGCGCACTTTCGGTCCACAATCTTCAGGAGCTACAGCCATTGATGTATCGAAAATGAAGGATGGCGATTGTGCTGGACTGCTGTTGCTTCAAAAGAAATATGGCTGGGTAGGTGTTAAGATGGAGAATGGTGAAAAGAATATTGTGATGGTAAGTGCAGAATCCGGTTCGCCGGTTGAAATGCAAAGGTTGCCACTGAAGGGGAAAATGATACATCTCAGGGCTGACT
This portion of the Pseudobacter ginsenosidimutans genome encodes:
- a CDS encoding sodium:solute symporter family transporter, producing the protein MNSRLQPIDYCVFLVYFLIVAGYGYWIYRKKKKPVADTKDFFLAEGSLTWWAIGASLIASNISAEQFIGMSGEGFFAGIAVAAYEWIAAIALIIIAVWFIPVYLKNKIYTMPQFLTRRYNETVAVIMAVFWLFLYVFVNLTSILYLGAVAIDGLMGGGALHLIMIGLAVFALLITLGGMKVIGYTDVIQVAVLIVGGLATTYLALSIVSERSGAGAGAWSGFKILMQDAPDHFHMIFSKPAQDAPQVEVDKYLVLPGITMYFAGQWIVNLNYWGCNQYITQRALGADLQTARTGILFAGFLKLLMPVIVMLPGIAAYVLYKNGQLPQLEGGSKDGAYAAILSFLPAGLKGLSVAALTAAIVASLAGKLNSISTIYTLDIHKKYFSRDSTEKQQVWIGRVTVLVAMVVALLFTWKDLLGIGGEGGFTFIQKYTGFISPGVFAMFLLGMFWKRTTGAAAIAGVITGFLLSVFFNNYAPAVLGHETWLYTAFETQEKSGDIIKTVWRIPFLINMGWSFFFTMLLMICMSFAGPAINPKAFMLDRSMFRINNRTALMIVITIILLTLLYVRFW
- the araA gene encoding L-arabinose isomerase, coding for MSKPFQQLECWFVTGSQHLYGEATLKQVAEHAQQIAGFLGSNEKIPVTIIYKPVVKTPEEISQLCIDANSTKNCIGLITWMHTFSPAKMWIQGLKMLQKPLLHLHTQFNREIPWNDIDMDFMNLNQSAHGDREFGFIMSRMRLERKVVTGFWQDEIVLTQLDTWLRAAAGWHDWQGAKFVRFGDNMRYVAVTEGDKVEAEMKFGYSVNTHGVGDLVQYVNAVDQIETDLLCQQYADEYKLAATLKNNNSLQEAAKIEIGLRRFLEEGNFKGFTTTFEDLHGLKQLPGLAVQRLMKDGYGFGAEGDWKTAALVRLMKTMATGLKGGNSFMEDYTYHFAKTPGRPLVLGAHMLEICPSIAAGQPACEIHPLGIGGKADPVRLVFNAGGGDALNASVIDMGNRFRLLVNEVRAVAPENDLPKLPVARVLWEPYPDINTACTAWILAGGAHHTCFSQNLTVQHLEDLSLIAGMELILIDKGTNLRWFRNELRWNDCAYNKLS
- a CDS encoding aldose epimerase family protein, which translates into the protein MKYLPVFLLLTACTQAPKKDRLIMTKPFGNFESQAVTEYTLINQQGMELSVINYGGAVTRLLVPDKNGEQGDVVAGFDSLAGYLQKGNPYFGALIGRYGNRIDKAGFTLDDHPYQLDANDHGNSLHGGNKGYDKVYWQITKLPGDSSLKLTYKSKDGEGGYPGNLDIEVMYTLGSDNSWRIDYKATTDKPTPVNLTQHAYFNLSAGSEPTILNHNLQIDAEKYTPVDSLLIPIGRVDGVTAALDFRNAKPVGRDIAQVAGGYDHNWVLNKHDASLRKVAILSHAASGRGMEVWTTEPGLQFYSGNFLDGTLSHTKNGKPYIQHAALCLEAQHFPDSPNQPSFPGTILRPGQVYTQTTIYKFINIQ
- a CDS encoding ribulokinase; amino-acid sequence: MTLKKDSNNYVIGVDYGTDSVRAVLVNAGDGSELASSVFTYPRWNKQLYCNASKQQYRQHPLDYMEGIGYVVQDCLKQAGEGAAEQVKAISIDTTGSTPVLVNREGVPLALLPGFEDNPNAMFVLWKDHTAIREAADINQQPEAEKYLRYCGGIYSSEWFWAKWLYLLRNDERIRTEAYSCVEHCDWMPFLLTGGKDVHNLKRSICAAGHKALWAESFGGLPPNSFFAQIDPLLDGCADRLFTETYASNVPAGTLCAEWAEKLGLSTDVIIGVGAFDAHMGAVGGQIEPYYLSKVMGTSTCDMLAIPRDEMKDIVVKGICGQVPDSVIPGMIGLEAGQSAFGDIYAWFSKLVNRSIPELSEAAAALPLEEEDEIAVDWLNGRRTPDANQELKATISNIDLGSDAARIFKALVEATCFGARAIVERFVSEGVPIKGLIGLGGVAHKSPYVMQLMSDVTGMPIRIHRSGQTCAAGAAMFAAVAAGIYPAVEDAMKAMGQGFKHTYHPRTSLTQYYSRRYQRYQWLGEHTTRRKITNSRSRYEFIREQAWQANMQLPAAGLVVATFGNVSAADQAGGVFAIKPSGVPYEQLTPAKMVIVDFEGRVIEGSLRPSSDTLTHAVLYKHWSQVAGICHTHSTYATAWAQSLKDIPLFGTTHADHCTTSIPCAAPMRDELIKGDYEYATGFQIMECLLERDLDHRNVEMMLVGNHAPFTWGRDAAKAVYNSVVLEQMAKMALLTLQIDPKALRMKDALIQKHFERKHGPGSYYGQ